In one window of Erythrolamprus reginae isolate rEryReg1 chromosome 1, rEryReg1.hap1, whole genome shotgun sequence DNA:
- the VCPKMT gene encoding protein N-lysine methyltransferase METTL21D isoform X2, which produces MSPPPVVFERELPRRDGSGIFRLTQRSAGGTGSVVWDAALVLARFLEKSTTRTGQGEGTEESGGSPVGLLRHKAALELGAGTGLVGLVAASLGANVTVTDLEEVQDLLKVNIENNQHLVSGSIQAKVLKWGEDVRGFLPAPDFILMADCIYYEELLQRDFELQKVPLDEQDEEYRSEDIHIFILQKKKMNISS; this is translated from the exons ATGTCGCCGCCGCCGGTCGTCTTCGAGCGGGAGCTTCCCCGGCGGGACGGCTCCGGGATCTTCCGCCTGACGCAGCGTTCGGCCGGCGGCACCGGCTCGGTGGTGTGGGACGCCGCGCTGGTGCTGGCTCGCTTCCTGGAGAAGAGCACGACGCGAACGGGGCAAGGAGAAGGCACGGAGGAGAGCGGCGGGAGCCCGGTGGGCCTTCTCCGCCACAAGGCCGCGCTCGAATTGGGAGCCGGCACCGGCCTCGTGGGCCTCGTGGCTGCCAGCCTTGG AGCAAATGTTACTGTTACTGATCTGGAGGAAGTTCAGGATTTATTAAAAGTGAACATTGAGAATAATCAACATCTTGTGTCTGGTTCTATTCAAGCCAAGGTACTGAAATG GGGGGAGGATGTGAGAGGTTTTCTTCCTGCACCTGATTTCATATTGATGGCAGACTGCATCTACTATGAAGAG CTTCTTCAGAGGGATTTTGAGTTGCAAAAGGTTCCCTTGGATGAACAGGATGAAGAATATCGTAGTGAAGACATTCATATCTTTatcttgcaaaagaaaaaaatg AATATTTCATCATGA
- the VCPKMT gene encoding protein N-lysine methyltransferase METTL21D isoform X1: protein MSPPPVVFERELPRRDGSGIFRLTQRSAGGTGSVVWDAALVLARFLEKSTTRTGQGEGTEESGGSPVGLLRHKAALELGAGTGLVGLVAASLGANVTVTDLEEVQDLLKVNIENNQHLVSGSIQAKVLKWGEDVRGFLPAPDFILMADCIYYEESLEPLVKTLRDLAGLDTFILCCYEERTVGQNPEVEKRYFELLQRDFELQKVPLDEQDEEYRSEDIHIFILQKKKMNISS, encoded by the exons ATGTCGCCGCCGCCGGTCGTCTTCGAGCGGGAGCTTCCCCGGCGGGACGGCTCCGGGATCTTCCGCCTGACGCAGCGTTCGGCCGGCGGCACCGGCTCGGTGGTGTGGGACGCCGCGCTGGTGCTGGCTCGCTTCCTGGAGAAGAGCACGACGCGAACGGGGCAAGGAGAAGGCACGGAGGAGAGCGGCGGGAGCCCGGTGGGCCTTCTCCGCCACAAGGCCGCGCTCGAATTGGGAGCCGGCACCGGCCTCGTGGGCCTCGTGGCTGCCAGCCTTGG AGCAAATGTTACTGTTACTGATCTGGAGGAAGTTCAGGATTTATTAAAAGTGAACATTGAGAATAATCAACATCTTGTGTCTGGTTCTATTCAAGCCAAGGTACTGAAATG GGGGGAGGATGTGAGAGGTTTTCTTCCTGCACCTGATTTCATATTGATGGCAGACTGCATCTACTATGAAGAG TCACTGGAACCATTGGTTAAGACCCTGAGGGATTTGGCTGGCTTGGATACTTTCATCCTTTGCTGTTACGAAGAAAGAACGGTGGGACAAAACCCAGAAGTAGAGAAAAGATACTTTGAG CTTCTTCAGAGGGATTTTGAGTTGCAAAAGGTTCCCTTGGATGAACAGGATGAAGAATATCGTAGTGAAGACATTCATATCTTTatcttgcaaaagaaaaaaatg AATATTTCATCATGA